In the genome of bacterium, one region contains:
- a CDS encoding V-type ATPase subunit — translation MFIDKASYVEYNPEYLFAVGKLRVYERKLINKATLTQLIECNGFGELVSILSERNYSDNISSVEKPEDLENLIFDEMSNTIGEIKKLSHDDEVTNLYLFRYDMQNLKLLIKAGKNSEDVNHALLYRSVIDTENLEDSIKEEIFSVFPESLRDKIRTIWLEEVQQGNLQDAEILLDKLWLETGFCYMKDSGQIFLRDLFSVLIDIYNIKVILRTKVMGYDSERVRKYIAEGGFIDKSVMSNSYNMELEGIVKSFQFSDYNKIIKPGVEYFERYNSFWKFEQLCNDFLVEFVDIVKFLVASVSALIRYLIIKEIELKNLRAILIGKNNGLSSEQISQNLGCAYA, via the coding sequence ATGTTTATTGATAAAGCCTCATACGTAGAATATAATCCCGAATATTTGTTTGCTGTAGGCAAGCTAAGGGTCTACGAGAGAAAACTCATTAATAAGGCAACTCTTACCCAACTCATCGAATGTAATGGCTTTGGGGAACTGGTTTCCATATTAAGCGAGAGAAATTATTCAGATAATATATCCTCTGTAGAAAAGCCTGAAGATTTAGAAAATCTAATATTTGACGAAATGTCAAACACTATAGGTGAGATAAAAAAACTGTCTCATGATGATGAAGTAACCAATTTATATCTATTCAGGTATGATATGCAAAACCTGAAACTCCTGATAAAGGCCGGAAAAAATTCTGAGGATGTTAATCATGCTTTGCTCTATAGGAGTGTAATAGACACTGAGAATCTTGAGGATTCAATAAAAGAAGAAATCTTTTCTGTATTCCCGGAATCTCTCAGAGACAAAATAAGAACAATATGGCTCGAGGAAGTACAGCAGGGAAACCTTCAGGACGCAGAAATTCTCTTAGATAAACTATGGCTGGAAACAGGATTTTGTTACATGAAAGATAGTGGGCAAATATTCCTGAGGGACTTGTTCTCCGTATTAATTGATATATATAACATCAAGGTGATCCTTAGAACCAAAGTTATGGGCTATGATTCAGAGAGAGTTAGGAAATACATTGCAGAAGGAGGTTTTATTGACAAATCTGTCATGTCAAACTCCTACAACATGGAATTAGAAGGAATAGTAAAATCCTTTCAGTTCTCAGATTATAATAAAATTATTAAACCAGGAGTTGAATATTTCGAAAGATATAATTCTTTCTGGAAATTTGAGCAGTTATGCAACGACTTTTTAGTTGAGTTTGTGGATATTGTAAAATTCTTGGTTGCTAGTGTGTCAGCCCTCATACGATACCTGATAATTAAAGAAATCGAGCTTAAAAATCTGAGAGCTATTTTAATCGGAAAAAATAATGGGCTTTCATCTGAACAAATCAGCCAAAATTTGGGGTGCGCATATGCCTAG